From Streptomyces cyaneogriseus subsp. noncyanogenus, the proteins below share one genomic window:
- a CDS encoding DUF3180 domain-containing protein, whose protein sequence is MRELRIRVLAGVFVVAGVLSWAGARLWNSVGTLPSVPLAAPVVLALIAVVLLATALSLRARLRAQRERRPGAKGVDPLMAARAVVFGQASALVAALVSGVYGGTGVFLLEYLEIPARRDQAFYAGFSVLAGIGVVAAGLFLERVCKLPEDDEDDGGPGAAPAA, encoded by the coding sequence GTGAGAGAGCTGCGCATCAGGGTGCTGGCCGGCGTCTTCGTCGTCGCCGGCGTCCTGTCCTGGGCGGGCGCCCGCCTGTGGAACTCGGTCGGCACGCTGCCCAGCGTCCCGCTGGCCGCCCCCGTCGTCCTCGCCCTGATCGCCGTCGTCCTGCTGGCCACGGCGCTCTCCCTGCGCGCCCGGCTGCGGGCCCAGCGCGAGCGCCGCCCCGGCGCCAAGGGCGTCGATCCGCTGATGGCGGCCCGCGCGGTGGTCTTCGGCCAGGCCAGCGCCCTGGTCGCCGCCCTCGTCTCCGGCGTGTACGGCGGCACGGGCGTCTTCCTGCTGGAATACCTCGAGATCCCGGCCCGCCGCGACCAGGCCTTCTACGCCGGCTTCTCGGTCCTCGCGGGCATCGGGGTGGTCGCGGCGGGTCTCTTCCTGGAGCGGGTGTGCAAGCTCCCGGAGGACGACGAGGACGACGGCGGCCCGGGAGCGGCTCCGGCGGCGTGA
- the tilS gene encoding tRNA lysidine(34) synthetase TilS codes for MGPHPAVAAIRLAVRRVLHDILTDHGSTTDHGSATARGGLLVHGSATRHRSATGHGGDGDPTTPVPHEAPHPGPPATASPAPHRRPAPLVLVACSGGADSMALASALAFEAPKLGVRAGGITVDHGLQPGSDLRAAEVALRLRGLGLDPVESIAVTVGRDGGPEAAARDARYAALDAAAERHGAAAVLLGHTRDDQAETVLLGLARGSGIRSLSGMAEVSGAGGRYRRPFLHIDRQTARRACMVQSLPVWDDPHNADPAYTRSRLRHEGLPALEKALGKGVVEALARTAQLSRDDADALDAWARQAEAGVRDASGLLECAKLYALPPAVRRRILRRAAIEAGAPAGSLFARHIEEIDRLITGWRGQGAINLPGKVVAQRQGGRLVIRQG; via the coding sequence ATGGGTCCCCATCCTGCGGTCGCGGCGATACGCCTGGCGGTCCGCCGCGTCCTCCACGACATCCTCACCGACCACGGCAGCACCACCGACCACGGCAGCGCCACGGCACGCGGTGGCCTCCTCGTCCACGGCAGCGCCACCCGCCACCGCAGCGCGACCGGACACGGCGGCGACGGCGACCCCACCACCCCCGTCCCCCACGAGGCTCCCCACCCCGGCCCCCCGGCGACCGCGAGCCCGGCCCCGCACCGGCGCCCCGCGCCGCTCGTCCTGGTGGCGTGCTCCGGCGGCGCCGACTCCATGGCGCTCGCCTCCGCCCTCGCCTTCGAGGCCCCCAAGCTCGGCGTCCGGGCCGGCGGCATCACCGTCGACCACGGCCTGCAGCCCGGCTCCGACCTGCGCGCCGCGGAGGTCGCCCTGCGCCTGCGCGGACTGGGCCTGGACCCCGTCGAGTCGATCGCCGTGACCGTCGGCCGGGACGGCGGCCCCGAGGCCGCCGCCCGCGACGCCCGCTACGCCGCTCTCGACGCCGCCGCCGAACGCCACGGCGCCGCGGCCGTCCTGCTCGGCCACACCCGCGACGACCAGGCCGAGACCGTCCTGCTGGGCCTCGCCCGCGGCTCCGGCATCCGCTCCCTGTCGGGCATGGCCGAGGTCTCGGGGGCCGGCGGCCGTTACCGGCGCCCCTTCCTCCACATCGACCGGCAGACCGCCCGCCGGGCCTGCATGGTCCAGTCCCTGCCCGTCTGGGACGACCCCCACAACGCCGACCCGGCCTACACCCGCTCCCGGCTGCGCCACGAGGGCCTGCCCGCCCTGGAGAAGGCCCTCGGCAAGGGCGTCGTCGAAGCCCTGGCCCGCACGGCCCAGCTCTCCCGCGACGACGCCGACGCCCTCGACGCCTGGGCCCGCCAGGCCGAGGCGGGCGTCCGCGACGCGTCCGGCCTGCTGGAGTGCGCCAAGCTGTACGCCCTGCCGCCCGCCGTGCGCCGCCGCATCCTGCGGCGCGCCGCCATCGAGGCCGGCGCCCCCGCCGGTTCGCTGTTCGCCCGCCACATCGAGGAGATCGACCGTCTGATCACCGGCTGGCGCGGTCAGGGAGCCATCAACCTGCCCGGCAAAGTCGTCGCCCAGCGGCAGGGTGGCAGACTGGTGATTCGGCAAGGCTGA
- the ftsH gene encoding ATP-dependent zinc metalloprotease FtsH: MDVKRYFRGPVMWIVLAVLAVVVLMQVVGSSGGYKTVDTGQVVQAINENKVESAKLTTGDEQTIKVQLKDGVKVEGSSKIQASYIGDQGVTIAGTLQNKYQDKQIPDGYTVSPSKQNPFVGLLITLLPFVLIVVIFLFLMNQMQGGGSRVMNFGKSKAKLITKDTPKTTFADVAGSDEAVEELQEIKEFLQEPAKFQAVGAKIPKGVLLYGPPGTGKTLLARAVAGEAGVPFYSISGSDFVEMFVGVGASRVRDLFEQAKANAPAIVFVDEIDAVGRHRGAGLGGGHDEREQTLNQLLVEMDGFDVKGGVILIAATNRPDILDPALLRPGRFDRQIAVDRPDMQGRLEILKVHQKGKPVAPDVDLSAVARRTPGMTGADLANVLNEAALLTARGDQKLIDNKMLDEAIDRVVAGPQKRSRIMSDKEKKITAYHEGGHALVAAASPNADPVHKITILSRGRALGYTMVLPDEDKYSTTRNEMLDQLAYMLGGRAAEELVFHDPTTGAANDIEKATNLARAMVTQYGMTERLGAIKFGGDNTEPFLGREMAHQRDYSEEVAALVDEEVKKLIETAHNEAWEILVENRDVLDNLVLALLEKETLGKEEIAEIFAPIVKRPPRPAWTGSSRRTPSTRPPVLSPKELALTNGANGATAGITAKSTVAEPAPAPERTPEDRPES, translated from the coding sequence ATGGACGTGAAGCGATACTTCCGTGGGCCGGTCATGTGGATCGTGCTGGCCGTCCTTGCCGTGGTCGTGTTGATGCAGGTCGTCGGCTCGTCCGGCGGCTACAAGACGGTGGACACGGGCCAGGTCGTCCAGGCGATCAATGAGAACAAGGTCGAGTCGGCCAAGCTGACCACCGGCGACGAGCAGACCATCAAGGTCCAGCTCAAGGACGGTGTCAAGGTCGAGGGCAGCTCGAAGATCCAGGCGAGCTACATCGGCGACCAGGGCGTGACCATCGCGGGCACGCTGCAGAACAAGTACCAGGACAAGCAGATCCCGGACGGCTACACGGTCTCGCCGTCCAAGCAGAACCCGTTCGTCGGGCTGCTGATCACTCTGCTTCCCTTCGTCCTCATCGTGGTCATCTTCCTGTTCCTGATGAACCAGATGCAGGGCGGCGGCTCCCGGGTGATGAACTTCGGGAAGTCCAAGGCGAAGCTCATCACCAAGGACACTCCGAAGACGACGTTCGCCGACGTCGCGGGCTCCGACGAGGCCGTCGAGGAGCTTCAGGAGATCAAGGAGTTCCTGCAGGAGCCGGCGAAGTTCCAGGCCGTCGGCGCCAAGATTCCCAAGGGCGTGCTGCTCTACGGCCCGCCCGGCACCGGCAAGACCCTGCTCGCGCGTGCCGTCGCGGGCGAGGCGGGCGTGCCGTTCTACTCGATCTCCGGTTCCGACTTCGTCGAGATGTTCGTCGGTGTCGGTGCCTCCCGGGTGCGTGACCTGTTCGAGCAGGCCAAGGCGAACGCCCCGGCGATCGTCTTCGTCGACGAGATCGACGCGGTCGGCCGCCACCGCGGCGCCGGCCTCGGCGGTGGTCACGACGAGCGCGAGCAGACCCTGAACCAGCTGCTCGTCGAGATGGACGGCTTCGACGTCAAGGGCGGCGTGATCCTCATCGCCGCGACCAACCGGCCCGACATCCTCGACCCGGCCCTGCTGCGGCCCGGCCGCTTCGACCGCCAGATCGCGGTCGACCGCCCGGACATGCAGGGCCGTCTGGAGATCCTCAAGGTCCACCAGAAGGGCAAGCCGGTCGCGCCGGACGTCGACCTGTCGGCCGTCGCCCGCCGTACCCCCGGCATGACCGGTGCCGATCTGGCCAACGTCCTGAACGAGGCCGCCCTGCTGACGGCCCGCGGCGACCAGAAGCTGATCGACAACAAGATGCTGGACGAGGCGATCGACCGCGTGGTCGCGGGCCCGCAGAAGCGGAGCCGGATCATGTCGGACAAGGAGAAGAAGATCACCGCGTACCACGAGGGCGGTCACGCCCTGGTCGCGGCGGCCTCGCCCAACGCCGACCCCGTCCACAAGATCACGATCCTGTCGCGCGGCCGGGCCCTCGGTTACACGATGGTCCTGCCGGACGAGGACAAGTACTCCACGACCCGCAACGAGATGCTGGACCAGCTCGCCTACATGCTGGGCGGGCGGGCGGCCGAGGAGCTCGTCTTCCACGACCCGACCACGGGTGCCGCCAACGACATCGAGAAGGCCACCAACCTGGCCCGCGCGATGGTCACGCAGTACGGCATGACCGAGCGGCTCGGCGCGATCAAGTTCGGCGGCGACAACACCGAGCCGTTCCTCGGCCGTGAGATGGCTCACCAGCGGGACTACTCGGAAGAGGTCGCGGCGCTCGTCGACGAGGAGGTCAAGAAGCTCATCGAGACGGCGCACAACGAGGCCTGGGAGATCCTGGTCGAGAACCGCGACGTCCTCGACAACCTCGTCCTGGCCCTCCTGGAGAAGGAGACCCTCGGTAAGGAGGAGATCGCCGAGATCTTCGCCCCGATCGTCAAGCGCCCGCCGCGGCCCGCGTGGACCGGTTCCTCGCGGCGCACGCCGTCCACCCGTCCGCCGGTGCTCTCCCCCAAGGAGCTCGCACTGACCAACGGGGCCAACGGCGCCACCGCCGGGATCACCGCCAAGAGCACCGTGGCGGAGCCCGCGCCGGCCCCCGAGCGGACCCCGGAGGACCGCCCGGAGAGCTGA
- the folK gene encoding 2-amino-4-hydroxy-6-hydroxymethyldihydropteridine diphosphokinase, with amino-acid sequence MTASFTGGSSDPTVQPVPASVVEKVDAADTTLHNPKRAVISLGSNLGNRLETLQGAIDALEDTPGVRVKAVSPVYETEPWGVEPGSQPSYFNAVVVLKTTLPPSSLLERAHAVEEAFHRVRDERWGARTLDVDIVAYADVVSDDPQLTLPHPRAHERAFVLAPWHDVDPAAQLPGRGPVAELLDAVTREGVTPRGDLELRLPE; translated from the coding sequence ATGACCGCCTCGTTCACCGGCGGGTCCAGCGACCCGACCGTCCAGCCGGTGCCGGCCTCGGTCGTCGAGAAGGTCGACGCCGCCGACACCACGCTGCACAACCCGAAACGGGCCGTGATCTCCCTCGGCTCCAACCTCGGCAACCGCCTGGAGACCCTCCAGGGCGCCATCGACGCCCTGGAGGACACCCCCGGCGTGCGCGTCAAGGCGGTCTCCCCGGTCTACGAGACGGAGCCGTGGGGCGTGGAGCCCGGCAGCCAGCCCTCGTACTTCAACGCGGTCGTGGTCCTCAAGACGACGCTGCCCCCGTCCTCCCTGCTGGAGCGGGCGCACGCCGTCGAGGAAGCCTTCCACCGGGTCCGCGACGAGCGCTGGGGCGCCCGCACCCTCGACGTGGACATCGTCGCCTACGCCGATGTCGTCTCCGACGACCCGCAGCTCACCCTCCCCCACCCGCGCGCCCACGAGCGCGCCTTCGTCCTCGCCCCCTGGCACGACGTGGACCCCGCCGCCCAGCTCCCGGGCCGCGGCCCGGTCGCGGAGCTCCTGGACGCCGTCACGCGGGAGGGCGTCACGCCCCGCGGCGACCTGGAACTCCGGCTGCCCGAGTAG
- a CDS encoding threonine/serine exporter family protein has product MTDAEDRKPRSDEARSAFRQPGPVMAPAESESSTTSEFAIPEGLAAPRAGTESEATSEFALPEGLDVAPAAPAEPEGSAFSPPSTYRAREAPAAFTPPSGTPAVDLAKHVPWQDRMRTMLRMPVAERPAPEPGRTADEAGPAVPRVLDLTLRIGELLLAGGEGAEDVETAMFAVCRSYGLDRCEPNVTFTLLSISHQPSLVEDPVTASRTVRRRGTDYTRLAAVYALVDDLSDPDAHLSLEEAYRRLADIRRNRHPYPTWVLTAASGLLAGAASVLVGGDPIVFVAAAIGAMLGDRLAWLCAGRGLPEFYQFMVAAMPPAAIGVMLTLAHVDVKASAVITGGLFALLPGRALVAGVQDGLTGFYITAAARLLEVMYFFVGIVIGVLVVLYLGVQVGAKLNPDADLSIEERPLVQIAASMLLSLTFAVLLQQERSTVLAVTLNGGVAWVVYGAMHYAGDISPVASTAVAAGLVGLFGQLLSRYRFASALPYTTAAIGPLLPGSATYFGLLAIAQNEVDKGLVSLTKAVALAMAIAIGVHLGSEISRLFLRVPGALSAEGRRAAKRTRGF; this is encoded by the coding sequence GTGACGGACGCGGAGGACCGCAAGCCGCGGTCGGACGAGGCCAGGAGCGCCTTCCGGCAGCCCGGCCCGGTCATGGCACCGGCCGAGAGCGAGTCGTCGACGACGTCCGAGTTCGCGATTCCGGAGGGACTGGCCGCTCCGCGGGCCGGTACGGAGTCGGAGGCCACGTCGGAGTTCGCCCTGCCGGAGGGACTGGACGTGGCGCCCGCCGCGCCCGCCGAACCGGAGGGGTCGGCGTTCAGCCCGCCGAGCACCTATCGGGCCCGGGAGGCACCGGCAGCCTTCACCCCGCCGAGCGGCACCCCGGCGGTGGACCTGGCCAAGCACGTGCCCTGGCAGGACCGGATGCGCACGATGCTGCGCATGCCGGTGGCCGAGCGGCCCGCGCCGGAGCCGGGCCGGACCGCGGACGAGGCGGGCCCCGCGGTGCCGCGCGTGCTCGACCTGACCCTGCGTATCGGGGAGCTGCTGCTGGCCGGCGGTGAGGGCGCCGAGGACGTGGAGACGGCCATGTTCGCCGTCTGCCGTTCCTACGGCCTGGACCGCTGCGAGCCCAACGTCACCTTCACGCTGCTGTCGATCTCCCACCAGCCGTCGCTGGTGGAGGACCCGGTCACCGCGTCGCGGACGGTGCGCCGCCGGGGCACCGACTACACGCGTCTCGCGGCGGTGTACGCGCTGGTGGACGACCTCAGCGACCCGGACGCGCACCTGTCCCTGGAGGAGGCGTACCGGCGGCTGGCCGACATCCGCCGCAACCGGCACCCCTACCCCACCTGGGTCCTGACCGCGGCGAGCGGACTGCTCGCGGGCGCGGCCTCGGTGCTGGTCGGCGGTGATCCGATCGTGTTCGTGGCGGCGGCGATCGGCGCGATGCTCGGCGACCGGCTGGCATGGCTGTGCGCGGGCCGCGGGCTGCCGGAGTTCTACCAGTTCATGGTGGCCGCGATGCCGCCGGCCGCGATCGGGGTCATGCTCACGCTGGCGCACGTGGACGTGAAGGCGTCCGCGGTCATCACCGGTGGCCTGTTCGCGCTGCTGCCGGGGCGGGCGCTGGTGGCGGGCGTGCAGGACGGCCTGACCGGTTTCTACATCACGGCCGCCGCCCGCCTGCTGGAGGTCATGTACTTCTTCGTGGGCATCGTCATCGGGGTGCTGGTGGTGCTGTACCTGGGCGTCCAGGTCGGCGCCAAGCTCAACCCGGACGCCGACCTGAGCATCGAGGAGCGGCCCCTGGTGCAGATCGCCGCGTCGATGCTGCTGTCGCTGACCTTCGCCGTCCTGCTCCAGCAGGAACGGTCCACCGTCCTCGCGGTGACCCTCAACGGCGGCGTCGCCTGGGTCGTCTACGGCGCGATGCACTACGCCGGTGACATCTCGCCGGTGGCCTCCACGGCGGTCGCGGCCGGCCTGGTGGGCCTGTTCGGGCAGTTGCTGTCCCGGTACCGGTTCGCCTCGGCGCTGCCGTACACCACGGCGGCGATCGGGCCGCTGCTGCCGGGTTCGGCGACCTACTTCGGCCTGCTGGCGATCGCGCAGAACGAGGTCGACAAGGGCCTGGTGTCGCTCACCAAGGCGGTGGCGCTCGCCATGGCCATCGCCATCGGGGTGCACCTCGGTTCGGAGATCTCGCGGCTGTTCCTGCGGGTGCCGGGCGCGCTGAGCGCGGAGGGGCGGCGGGCCGCGAAGCGGACCCGGGGCTTCTGA
- a CDS encoding zinc-dependent metalloprotease: MTSIGGAASSGMVDWNLAVATATRLVRPGPEVSRDEARAVVAELRRHAKASEEHVRGFTRLATDPAHDTPVLVVDRAGWIRANVAGFREILRPLLDKMQQRRGGTPGGAVFGALGGKVTGVELGMLLSFLASRVLGQYETFAPATRDLPAGQNGGGRLLLVAPNIVHVERELDVDPHDFRLWVSLHEETHRTQFTAVPWLRDHLEGEIQAFLAETDVDPVTLLERVREAAQTLAGGRPEGEEDDGGRSLVELVQSPAQREILGRLTAVMSLLEGHADFVMDGVGPEVVPTVGEIREKFQQRRAKGASRLDLALRKLLGLDAKLKQYRDGERFVRAVVDEVGMDGFNRVWTSPNTLPTRTEIAKPADWVARVHRTPES, encoded by the coding sequence ATGACGAGCATCGGTGGTGCCGCTTCTTCCGGGATGGTCGACTGGAATCTCGCGGTGGCGACCGCGACCCGGCTCGTACGGCCGGGCCCCGAGGTGAGCCGCGACGAGGCCCGGGCCGTCGTCGCGGAACTGCGCCGGCATGCCAAGGCCTCGGAGGAACACGTCCGGGGCTTCACTCGTCTGGCCACCGACCCGGCCCACGACACCCCCGTCCTGGTCGTCGACCGCGCGGGCTGGATCCGCGCCAACGTCGCCGGGTTCCGGGAGATCCTGCGGCCGCTGCTCGACAAGATGCAGCAGCGGCGCGGCGGCACCCCGGGCGGTGCGGTCTTCGGCGCCCTCGGCGGCAAGGTCACCGGCGTGGAGCTCGGCATGCTGCTGTCCTTCCTCGCCTCCCGCGTCCTCGGCCAGTACGAGACCTTCGCCCCGGCCACCCGCGACCTCCCGGCCGGCCAGAACGGCGGCGGCCGGCTCCTCCTCGTGGCCCCCAACATCGTCCACGTCGAGCGCGAACTCGACGTCGACCCGCACGACTTCCGGCTGTGGGTCTCCCTGCACGAGGAGACCCACCGCACGCAGTTCACCGCCGTGCCCTGGCTGCGCGACCACCTGGAGGGCGAGATCCAGGCGTTCCTCGCGGAGACCGACGTCGACCCCGTGACCCTCCTCGAACGCGTCCGGGAGGCCGCCCAGACCCTCGCCGGGGGCCGCCCCGAGGGCGAGGAGGACGACGGCGGGCGCTCCCTGGTCGAGCTGGTGCAGAGCCCCGCCCAGCGGGAGATCCTCGGCCGCCTCACCGCCGTGATGTCCCTCTTGGAGGGTCATGCCGACTTCGTCATGGACGGCGTCGGCCCGGAGGTCGTGCCCACCGTCGGGGAGATCCGCGAGAAGTTCCAGCAGCGCCGGGCCAAGGGCGCCTCCCGGCTCGACCTCGCCCTGCGCAAGCTGCTGGGCCTGGACGCCAAGCTCAAGCAGTACCGGGACGGCGAGCGCTTCGTGCGGGCCGTCGTCGACGAGGTCGGCATGGACGGTTTCAACCGCGTGTGGACCTCCCCGAACACCCTGCCCACCCGGACGGAGATCGCCAAACCGGCGGATTGGGTCGCGCGGGTGCATCGCACGCCCGAATCGTGA
- a CDS encoding inorganic diphosphatase: MEFDVTIEIPKGSRNKYEVDHETGRIRLDRRLFTSTAYPTDYGFVENTLGEDGDPLDALVILDEPTFPGCLIRCRAIGMFRMTDEAGGDDKLLCVPATDPRVEHLRDIHHVSEFDRLEIQHFFEVYKDLEPGKSVEGANWVGRTDAEAEIERSYKRFKEQGGH, from the coding sequence GTGGAGTTCGACGTCACGATCGAGATCCCGAAGGGTTCGCGGAACAAGTACGAGGTGGACCACGAGACGGGTCGGATCCGCCTGGACCGTCGACTCTTCACCTCGACCGCCTACCCGACCGACTACGGCTTCGTCGAGAACACCCTCGGTGAGGACGGTGACCCGCTGGACGCGCTGGTCATCCTCGACGAGCCCACCTTCCCGGGCTGTCTGATCCGCTGCCGCGCGATCGGCATGTTCCGCATGACCGACGAGGCCGGCGGCGACGACAAGCTGCTGTGCGTCCCGGCGACGGACCCGCGCGTGGAGCACCTGCGGGACATCCACCACGTGTCCGAGTTCGACCGCCTGGAGATCCAGCACTTCTTCGAGGTGTACAAGGACCTGGAGCCCGGCAAGTCGGTCGAGGGCGCCAACTGGGTGGGCCGCACGGACGCCGAGGCGGAGATCGAGCGGTCCTACAAGCGCTTCAAGGAGCAGGGCGGCCACTGA
- the dacB gene encoding D-alanyl-D-alanine carboxypeptidase/D-alanyl-D-alanine endopeptidase, protein MRVAGAVRPRLARATAAVRPRIARLARATAPRPAPGTRPRTWRYTAGAATAGLALAAGVVTAAGPWHATGQRTAERDRAAALERTGGADHGYGSDSFGTAAGAPRPAPSAASVLTGLGAAAGPVRAVPAGTGLARVLDPLLDDPVLGDRRAAAVADLTTGERLYGADAGAALTPASTTKLATAVAALSALGPDHRLTTRAALEPGTGNLVLVGGGDPTLSAREDTGGAASLRTLARETAEALKKRGLRRVTLSYDTTLYAGPGMHPIGVNDNLAPVTALMADEARTDGSTSGPAPRAADPAADAADAFARFLRGHGIEATAPGPAEATGRARTLATVSSPPLAALVERMLTESDNDLAEALVRHTALASGKRPDFAGASAAVAARLKSLGLPVAGASFHDGSGLDRADRVTPGLLTALLVKAADPARPELRPVLTGLPVAGFTGTLTSRYTEGAAGLVRAKTGTLTGVNALAGTVVTEDGRLLAFAFLTSGATDPQAAQAALDRAATALAHCGCG, encoded by the coding sequence ATGCGGGTCGCGGGCGCCGTACGTCCGCGTCTCGCACGCGCCACCGCCGCCGTCCGGCCGCGGATCGCGCGGCTCGCACGGGCGACGGCACCACGCCCGGCTCCCGGCACGCGGCCGAGGACCTGGCGGTACACCGCGGGCGCCGCCACCGCCGGACTGGCACTGGCCGCCGGCGTCGTGACCGCCGCCGGTCCCTGGCACGCCACGGGTCAGCGTACGGCCGAGCGGGACCGGGCCGCCGCACTTGAGCGCACGGGTGGCGCAGATCACGGGTACGGATCCGACAGTTTTGGTACGGCCGCGGGGGCGCCCCGGCCCGCGCCGAGCGCCGCCTCCGTCCTCACCGGCCTCGGCGCCGCCGCGGGCCCGGTACGGGCCGTGCCGGCCGGCACCGGCCTCGCGCGCGTGCTGGACCCGCTCCTGGACGACCCGGTGCTCGGCGACCGCCGGGCCGCGGCCGTCGCCGACCTGACCACCGGCGAGCGCCTCTACGGCGCCGACGCCGGCGCCGCCCTCACCCCCGCCTCCACCACCAAGCTCGCCACCGCCGTCGCCGCCCTCTCCGCCCTCGGCCCCGACCACCGCCTCACCACCCGCGCCGCCCTGGAGCCCGGCACCGGGAACCTGGTCCTGGTCGGCGGCGGCGACCCGACCCTCTCCGCCCGCGAGGACACCGGCGGCGCGGCGAGCCTGCGCACCCTGGCCCGCGAGACCGCCGAGGCCCTGAAGAAGCGCGGCCTGCGCCGGGTGACCCTCTCCTACGACACCACCCTGTACGCCGGACCCGGAATGCACCCGATCGGGGTCAACGACAACCTCGCCCCCGTCACCGCCCTGATGGCCGACGAGGCCCGCACCGACGGCTCCACCAGCGGCCCCGCTCCGCGCGCGGCCGATCCGGCGGCGGACGCGGCCGACGCCTTCGCCCGCTTCCTGCGCGGCCACGGCATCGAGGCCACGGCGCCCGGGCCCGCCGAGGCGACCGGCCGGGCCCGCACCCTCGCCACCGTCTCCTCGCCCCCGCTCGCGGCCCTGGTCGAGCGGATGCTGACCGAGAGCGACAACGACCTCGCCGAGGCCCTCGTCCGCCACACCGCCCTCGCCAGCGGCAAGCGCCCCGACTTCGCCGGGGCCTCCGCCGCCGTCGCCGCCCGGCTCAAGAGCCTCGGCCTCCCCGTCGCGGGCGCCTCCTTCCACGACGGAAGCGGCCTGGACCGGGCCGACCGCGTCACCCCCGGCCTGCTCACCGCCCTGCTCGTCAAGGCCGCCGACCCCGCCCGCCCCGAGCTGCGGCCCGTCCTGACCGGTCTGCCCGTCGCCGGTTTCACCGGCACCCTGACCAGCCGCTACACCGAGGGAGCCGCCGGTCTCGTCCGCGCCAAGACCGGCACCCTGACCGGCGTCAACGCCCTGGCCGGCACCGTGGTCACCGAGGACGGCCGCCTTCTGGCCTTCGCCTTCCTCACCTCCGGCGCGACGGACCCGCAGGCCGCCCAGGCCGCCCTGGACCGGGCCGCCACGGCCCTGGCGCACTGCGGCTGCGGCTGA
- the hpt gene encoding hypoxanthine phosphoribosyltransferase, with product MRVDAKDMGADLQQVLITKEEIDAKLAELAAKIDAEYAGKDLLLVGVLKGAVMVMADLARAVSTPVTMDWMAVSSYGAGTQSSGVVRILKDLDTDIKGKHVLIVEDIIDSGLTLSWLISNLGSREPASLKVCTLLRKPEAAKVAIDVEWVGFDIPNEFVVGYGLDYAEKYRNLPFVGTLAPHVYGG from the coding sequence ATGCGGGTGGACGCGAAAGACATGGGTGCCGACCTTCAGCAGGTGCTCATCACCAAGGAAGAGATCGACGCCAAGCTGGCCGAGCTGGCCGCGAAGATCGACGCGGAGTACGCGGGCAAGGACCTGCTCCTGGTCGGTGTCCTCAAGGGCGCCGTCATGGTCATGGCCGACCTCGCCCGTGCCGTGTCCACCCCGGTCACCATGGACTGGATGGCCGTGTCCTCCTACGGCGCGGGCACCCAGTCCTCCGGTGTCGTGCGGATCCTCAAGGACCTCGACACCGACATCAAGGGCAAGCACGTCCTGATCGTCGAGGACATCATCGACTCCGGGCTGACCCTGTCCTGGCTGATCTCCAACCTCGGTTCGCGCGAGCCCGCCTCGCTGAAGGTGTGCACGCTGCTGCGCAAGCCCGAGGCCGCCAAGGTCGCCATCGACGTCGAATGGGTCGGCTTCGACATCCCCAACGAGTTCGTCGTCGGCTACGGTCTCGACTACGCCGAGAAGTACCGCAACCTCCCGTTCGTCGGTACGCTCGCGCCCCACGTCTACGGCGGCTGA
- the folE gene encoding GTP cyclohydrolase I FolE produces MTDPVTLDGEGQIGEFDEKRAENAVRELLIAVGEDPDREGLRETPARVARAYREIFAGLWQKPEDVLTTTFDIGHDEMVLVKDIEVYSTCEHHLVPFRGVAHVGYIPSTTGKITGLSKLARLVDVYARRPQVQERLTTQIADSLMEMLEPRGVIVVVECEHMCMSMRGIRKPGAKTITSAVRGQLRDVATRNEAMSLIMAH; encoded by the coding sequence ATGACCGACCCCGTGACGCTGGACGGCGAGGGCCAGATCGGCGAGTTCGACGAGAAGCGGGCCGAGAACGCCGTACGCGAACTGCTGATCGCGGTTGGCGAGGACCCGGACCGCGAAGGGCTGCGGGAGACGCCGGCGCGGGTGGCGCGCGCGTACCGGGAGATCTTCGCGGGCCTGTGGCAGAAGCCCGAGGACGTGCTGACGACGACCTTCGACATCGGGCACGACGAGATGGTGCTCGTGAAGGACATCGAGGTGTACAGCACCTGCGAGCACCACCTGGTCCCGTTCCGGGGCGTGGCGCACGTCGGGTACATCCCGTCCACCACCGGGAAGATCACCGGTCTGTCCAAGCTGGCGCGGCTGGTGGACGTCTACGCCCGCCGTCCGCAGGTCCAGGAGCGGCTCACCACGCAGATCGCGGACTCCCTGATGGAGATGCTGGAGCCGCGCGGGGTCATCGTCGTGGTGGAGTGCGAGCACATGTGCATGTCGATGCGCGGTATCCGCAAGCCCGGCGCCAAGACCATAACGTCGGCGGTGCGCGGTCAGCTGCGGGACGTGGCCACGCGCAACGAGGCGATGAGCCTGATCATGGCGCACTGA